In one window of Pseudoalteromonas espejiana DSM 9414 DNA:
- a CDS encoding PH domain-containing protein, protein MSNTLNETQSSPLQWQKVSPWAVLYFVVHFCVRFVKDGLLNLLPMLVVFVTQVENKVFWAQAAGGAALVSLLVYSILYYLNFKFCISDDHEILLNKGVFKKERLTLKFARVQNVNIAEPFYFTPVNLVNCIFDAAGSVSQEAVLPGVTKDYAQQMRKQIFAFKAQHQTEDEHTEHSEAHTTENSLRISNKEIAKFGLMSNMAILAIAAIAPFINVLVDFLEQQIITKVEGFYQQELGLLASAATFAMITLIALLVLIAVLLSVGMSLIRFYNFELYFKGQKFKRIAGLLERHQLSMSMDKVQSIVIKQNLMGRLLKRFTVECLQASSGGIAAGVAAKKNKQTLMLPVLNSEQVDSVCQWIYPWFNSKKLQFNGAERALLYKNLSFYALLPSIAVFGVCYLGQFNSWLSLGALLVLSGLVTLSYQRYGYYLHEDNGRFYLVVRKGMIGVHYRVFELYKAQSARSISTYLMRRAGLKSLYIQLASGFAFIPYIKQQDADYIIDFTLYQAESTKRSWM, encoded by the coding sequence ATGAGTAATACACTTAACGAAACACAAAGCAGCCCCCTACAGTGGCAAAAGGTATCGCCATGGGCGGTTTTATATTTTGTGGTGCATTTTTGTGTGCGCTTTGTAAAAGATGGCCTATTAAACCTACTTCCTATGCTTGTGGTATTTGTAACACAAGTAGAAAACAAAGTGTTTTGGGCGCAAGCTGCCGGTGGCGCTGCATTAGTTAGTTTGCTTGTTTACTCAATTTTATATTATTTAAATTTTAAGTTTTGTATTAGTGACGATCACGAAATACTGCTTAATAAAGGGGTATTTAAAAAAGAGCGACTGACCCTAAAATTTGCGCGTGTGCAAAACGTAAATATTGCCGAACCATTTTATTTTACCCCTGTAAATTTAGTTAACTGCATTTTTGATGCGGCAGGGAGTGTTTCGCAAGAGGCTGTACTGCCTGGTGTGACTAAAGATTACGCGCAGCAAATGCGTAAGCAAATATTTGCCTTTAAAGCGCAACATCAAACTGAGGATGAACACACAGAGCACAGCGAGGCGCACACAACAGAAAACAGCCTGCGCATTAGCAACAAAGAAATAGCTAAATTTGGATTAATGTCGAACATGGCTATTTTAGCAATAGCTGCAATAGCCCCCTTTATTAATGTGTTGGTTGATTTTTTAGAGCAGCAAATAATCACTAAAGTAGAAGGCTTTTATCAGCAAGAGCTTGGACTATTAGCCAGTGCGGCCACCTTTGCGATGATCACGCTTATTGCGCTACTTGTGTTAATTGCGGTGTTGTTGTCGGTAGGGATGTCGCTTATTCGGTTTTATAACTTTGAGCTTTATTTTAAGGGGCAAAAGTTTAAGCGTATTGCAGGCTTGTTAGAGCGCCATCAGCTTTCTATGAGCATGGACAAAGTACAATCTATTGTCATAAAACAAAACCTAATGGGGCGGCTACTAAAGCGTTTTACGGTTGAATGCTTGCAAGCAAGTAGCGGCGGCATTGCGGCAGGTGTCGCGGCTAAAAAAAATAAACAAACCTTAATGCTACCGGTTTTAAACAGCGAGCAGGTAGATAGCGTATGCCAATGGATTTACCCGTGGTTTAATAGTAAAAAACTGCAATTTAACGGCGCAGAGCGTGCCTTACTTTATAAAAATTTGAGTTTTTACGCCCTGCTACCAAGCATAGCTGTGTTTGGCGTATGTTACTTAGGTCAGTTTAATAGCTGGCTAAGCCTAGGTGCTTTGCTGGTTTTATCTGGATTAGTGACATTGTCGTATCAGCGTTATGGGTATTACTTGCACGAAGATAATGGCCGCTTTTATTTGGTTGTACGCAAAGGAATGATAGGTGTGCATTACCGTGTGTTTGAGCTTTATAAAGCACAAAGTGCGCGCAGTATAAGCACGTACTTAATGCGCCGAGCAGGGCTTAAGAGCCTGTATATACAACTTGCATCGGGCTTTGCTTTTATACCTTACATTAAACAGCAAGATGCTGATTATATAATAGATTTTACGCTTTACCAGGCAGAGTCAACTAAGCGTAGCTGGATGTAA
- a CDS encoding PH domain-containing protein — translation MFNNQQVMDLPKHSDIQLKPLADKALLHVQLNWLAFYIPFCAVLVAVCYFNPAFASRSQTYLLIGVPILIAISMLYNVVSIKLQGFALRTHDIAFKKGVIWQQVTILPLARVQHMEIHQGPIERKLKLASLKLFSAGGVSADLQISGLTHEQCKNIRQFVQSYRQDDTAAPAELADE, via the coding sequence GTGTTTAACAATCAGCAAGTAATGGATTTACCAAAACATAGCGACATACAATTAAAACCCTTAGCTGATAAAGCACTATTACATGTGCAATTAAATTGGTTGGCGTTTTACATACCCTTTTGCGCGGTGCTTGTGGCGGTGTGTTATTTTAACCCCGCTTTTGCAAGCCGCTCTCAAACCTACTTGTTAATTGGCGTGCCCATTTTAATCGCAATTTCTATGTTATATAACGTTGTGAGTATTAAGCTGCAAGGCTTTGCGCTGCGCACGCATGATATTGCTTTTAAAAAAGGTGTTATATGGCAACAAGTAACTATTTTACCGTTAGCCCGTGTACAGCACATGGAAATTCATCAGGGCCCTATTGAGCGTAAACTTAAGCTAGCCAGCTTAAAGCTTTTTAGTGCTGGCGGAGTTAGTGCCGATTTACAAATAAGTGGCTTAACTCACGAGCAGTGCAAAAATATACGCCAATTTGTACAAAGTTATCGCCAAGACGATACGGCTGCACCTGCTGAGCTTGCTGATGAGTAA